From a region of the Candidatus Methylomirabilota bacterium genome:
- the arsS gene encoding arsenosugar biosynthesis radical SAM (seleno)protein ArsS (Some members of this family are selenoproteins.), with translation MTTAAPPSRFALRIAGRGGELRAAVPTTLQVNVGKRCNQACHHCHVDASPIRTEVMADDVFEACLAALAGAPELATLDITGGAPELHPRFREMVARGRALGRKVMVRHNLTVQFEPGFADLPRFFADHGVEVVSSLPHYTEEATDRQRGRGVYARSVEGLRALNAVGYGREPGLVLNLVSNPVGAFLPPAQHDLERDTRDWLLAHHGIVFNSLFTITNMPISRFAAWLRRAGNYDAYMARLEAAFNPSTLPGLMCRSLVSVGYDGRLYDCDFNQMLELGLEAGQPATIFEFDRRRLQGRPIRTGEHCFGCTAGAGSSCGGAIA, from the coding sequence GTGACCACCGCCGCCCCCCCTTCGCGCTTCGCGCTGCGCATCGCCGGCCGCGGGGGCGAGCTGCGCGCGGCCGTGCCCACGACCCTCCAGGTCAACGTGGGCAAGCGCTGCAACCAGGCCTGTCACCACTGCCACGTCGATGCCTCGCCCATCCGCACGGAGGTGATGGCCGACGACGTGTTCGAGGCCTGCCTGGCCGCCCTGGCCGGGGCCCCGGAGCTGGCCACCCTCGACATCACCGGAGGCGCGCCCGAGCTGCACCCGCGCTTCCGCGAGATGGTGGCGCGCGGCCGCGCCCTCGGCCGCAAGGTCATGGTGCGCCACAACCTCACCGTGCAGTTCGAGCCGGGCTTTGCCGACCTCCCGCGCTTCTTCGCCGACCACGGCGTCGAGGTCGTGTCCTCCCTGCCCCACTACACGGAAGAGGCGACGGACCGCCAGCGCGGCCGGGGGGTCTACGCGCGCAGCGTCGAAGGGCTGCGGGCCCTCAACGCCGTGGGCTACGGGCGTGAGCCGGGCCTCGTTCTCAACCTCGTCTCGAATCCCGTCGGCGCGTTCCTGCCCCCGGCGCAGCACGACCTGGAGCGCGACACGCGCGACTGGCTGCTCGCCCATCACGGGATCGTCTTCAACTCCCTCTTCACGATCACGAACATGCCGATCTCGCGCTTCGCGGCCTGGCTGCGGCGCGCCGGCAACTACGACGCGTACATGGCCCGCCTGGAGGCCGCCTTCAACCCCTCCACGCTGCCCGGTCTCATGTGCCGGTCCCTCGTGAGCGTCGGCTACGACGGCCGGCTCTACGACTGCGATTTCAACCAGATGCTCGAGCTCGGCCTGGAGGCGGGCCAGCCCGCCACCATCTTCGAGTTCGACCGGCGCCGGCTGCAGGGCCGTCCCATCCGCACAGGGGAGCACTGCTTCGGCTGCACGGCGGGTGCGGGCTCGAGCTGCGGGGGCGCGATCGCCTGA